From Micromonospora sp. NBC_01699, a single genomic window includes:
- a CDS encoding PQQ-dependent sugar dehydrogenase, translated as MTLTIERPSLPRRVLACLAVLGLVTALAVVPGSPASAAVTTVVGVGSGRCLDVVANNNANGAGVNIYDCNGQANQSWNFTAAGELRIYNDTRCLDVAGQDTTAPAVLQIYTCNGGANQKWRINADGTIVGIQSNLCLDVTGAGTANSTLVGLWTCGGQSNQRWTTSAGGFDTQPPTVPGNPRVSNLLCDSVTFAWNAATDNVGVAFYDIYHDGQQMRTVSGSTLSTSLTVVPGTTWGLYVNARDAAGNVSQASTTVSITPPQCQVDTTPPTAPQRLAGSASGTTVTLTWAAATDNIGVRSYDVYRNGARVGTVTGSGSTPPATSFIDSGLAASTGYQYYVRAADAQANVSPASNTVTVTTGASCGASVCTVRQITTDTDIPWGLVTLPDGNILYNRRDAHDIIRLNPTTGAKTTVGTVPNVQSTDGEGGLLGLAISPTFATDQWLYIMHTSPSDNRIVRIKLQNGVLNTSTEQVLIGGILRNKYHDGGRLRFGPDGKLYASTGDAQNGDNAQNINNLAGKILRLNTDGTVPSDNPFGNYVWSYGHRNPQGLAFDSQGRLWEQEFGNSIMDETNLITKGGNYGWPACEGTSGACGTAGFIAPKRTYSTAEGSCSGIAVVRDALYVACARGTRMYRAVISGGNLVNVQTYFNGTYGRLRTVEPAPDGGLWLTTTNNGDKDSTPNNSNERIFHVTLGN; from the coding sequence ATGACGCTGACCATCGAACGACCAAGTCTGCCCCGGCGGGTGCTGGCGTGCCTCGCCGTGCTCGGCCTGGTCACCGCGCTGGCCGTGGTGCCGGGATCACCGGCCTCGGCGGCGGTGACCACCGTTGTGGGTGTCGGCTCCGGCCGCTGCCTGGACGTGGTCGCCAACAACAACGCGAACGGCGCCGGCGTCAACATCTACGACTGCAACGGCCAGGCCAACCAGTCGTGGAACTTCACGGCGGCCGGCGAGCTGCGGATCTACAACGACACCCGCTGCCTGGACGTCGCGGGTCAGGACACCACGGCTCCGGCCGTGTTGCAGATCTACACCTGCAACGGCGGCGCCAACCAGAAGTGGCGGATCAACGCGGACGGCACGATCGTCGGTATCCAATCGAATCTGTGCCTGGACGTCACCGGCGCCGGTACCGCCAACAGCACGCTGGTCGGCCTGTGGACCTGCGGCGGGCAGAGCAACCAGCGCTGGACGACGTCCGCGGGCGGCTTCGACACCCAGCCGCCGACGGTGCCGGGCAACCCCCGGGTGAGCAACCTGCTCTGCGACTCGGTGACCTTTGCCTGGAACGCCGCGACCGACAACGTGGGCGTCGCGTTCTACGACATCTACCATGACGGCCAGCAGATGCGGACGGTCAGCGGCAGCACGCTGTCGACCAGCCTCACCGTCGTCCCCGGCACGACCTGGGGCCTGTACGTGAACGCACGGGACGCCGCCGGTAACGTCTCGCAGGCCAGTACCACGGTGTCGATCACCCCGCCGCAGTGCCAGGTCGACACCACGCCGCCGACCGCGCCGCAGCGGCTCGCCGGCTCGGCATCGGGCACCACCGTGACGCTGACCTGGGCGGCGGCGACGGACAACATCGGCGTCCGCAGCTACGACGTGTACCGCAACGGCGCCAGGGTCGGCACCGTCACCGGCAGCGGCAGCACACCGCCCGCGACAAGTTTCATCGACAGCGGGCTCGCGGCGAGCACGGGTTACCAGTACTACGTCCGAGCCGCGGACGCGCAGGCCAACGTCTCACCGGCCAGCAACACCGTGACGGTGACCACCGGCGCGTCCTGTGGCGCCTCGGTGTGCACGGTCCGACAGATCACCACTGACACCGACATCCCGTGGGGCCTGGTCACCCTGCCCGATGGCAACATCCTCTACAACCGTCGCGACGCGCACGACATCATCCGGCTCAATCCCACCACCGGCGCGAAGACCACCGTCGGCACCGTGCCGAACGTGCAGAGCACCGACGGTGAGGGCGGCCTGCTCGGCCTGGCGATCTCGCCCACCTTCGCCACCGACCAGTGGCTCTACATCATGCACACCTCACCCAGCGACAACCGAATCGTCCGGATCAAGCTACAGAACGGTGTACTCAACACCAGCACCGAGCAGGTGCTGATCGGCGGCATCCTGCGCAACAAGTACCACGACGGTGGCCGGCTGCGGTTCGGTCCGGACGGCAAGCTCTACGCCAGCACCGGCGACGCCCAGAACGGCGACAACGCGCAGAACATCAACAACCTCGCCGGCAAAATTCTGCGGTTGAACACCGACGGCACGGTGCCCTCGGACAACCCGTTCGGCAACTATGTCTGGAGCTACGGACACCGCAACCCGCAGGGCCTCGCGTTCGACTCGCAGGGTCGGCTCTGGGAGCAGGAGTTCGGCAACTCGATCATGGATGAGACCAACCTGATCACGAAGGGCGGCAACTACGGCTGGCCCGCGTGCGAGGGCACCTCGGGCGCCTGCGGGACCGCCGGTTTCATCGCGCCGAAGCGCACGTACTCGACTGCCGAGGGCTCCTGCTCCGGCATCGCTGTGGTGCGTGACGCGCTTTACGTCGCCTGCGCGCGCGGCACCAGGATGTACCGCGCGGTGATCAGCGGCGGCAACCTCGTCAACGTGCAGACCTACTTCAACGGCACCTACGGCCGGCTGCGCACCGTCGAACCGGCTCCGGACGGCGGCCTGTGGCTGACCACCACCAACAACGGCGACAAGGACAGCACCCCCAACAACAGCAACGAACGCATCTTCCACGTCACTCTCGGCAACTGA
- a CDS encoding right-handed parallel beta-helix repeat-containing protein, whose protein sequence is MRRPSKAHAWQLLAIVVLALTLSVFPFGTAAPAMAEQITVRCGNTTADDETLNSAITASSPGDEIVFDGQCLIDDPIRLIGERTYRGHSRAGTVIRQADGANLPALLASDSFLDDDSYTGMPVTIRGVSLDGNRAGNPRGGDVLVVRSWQSVIEDVEIRGATRHGIRLTNVSANGTALLNTQVNGRIVGNHIAESGGRGIYVEDTGNSVTDWQLLDNWIADSGSDAVALDNTAGWIIQRNHIYGTGGAAIAAQRLFGSTISDNYIEDFVTNGLQVSLQGEAASTIIGNRIFRFNGGGGTFLAMRVNYGTGNAAVMGNTIRGNGTGVGLDYQLAPGTTLSVTSTGNLVTGVGTPRRAAVGVTVTAGI, encoded by the coding sequence ATGCGTCGACCATCCAAGGCACATGCCTGGCAACTGCTGGCCATCGTCGTCCTCGCCCTGACACTGTCGGTATTTCCGTTCGGGACCGCTGCACCGGCGATGGCGGAACAGATAACCGTACGGTGTGGCAATACCACCGCGGACGATGAGACGCTCAACAGCGCGATCACCGCGAGCTCCCCCGGAGACGAAATCGTCTTCGACGGGCAGTGTCTGATCGACGATCCTATCCGGTTGATCGGGGAACGCACCTATCGCGGACATTCCCGTGCGGGCACGGTGATCCGGCAGGCGGACGGGGCCAACCTGCCCGCATTGCTGGCCAGTGACTCGTTCCTGGACGATGACAGCTACACCGGCATGCCGGTCACGATCCGAGGAGTCTCATTGGATGGCAACCGGGCCGGCAATCCTCGCGGCGGCGACGTACTGGTGGTGCGGTCCTGGCAGTCAGTGATCGAGGACGTGGAGATCCGAGGGGCCACCCGGCACGGGATCCGGCTGACCAATGTGTCGGCCAACGGCACCGCACTCCTCAACACCCAGGTCAATGGCCGTATCGTCGGCAACCATATCGCCGAATCCGGCGGTCGGGGCATCTACGTGGAGGACACCGGAAACTCCGTCACCGACTGGCAGCTCCTGGACAACTGGATCGCCGACTCGGGTTCGGACGCCGTCGCCCTGGACAACACCGCCGGATGGATCATCCAGCGCAATCACATCTACGGCACCGGCGGCGCGGCGATCGCCGCACAACGGCTCTTCGGCAGCACCATCTCCGACAACTACATCGAGGACTTCGTCACCAACGGACTCCAGGTATCACTCCAGGGCGAGGCAGCCTCCACGATCATCGGTAACCGGATCTTCCGGTTCAACGGCGGTGGCGGCACCTTCCTCGCGATGCGCGTCAACTACGGCACCGGAAACGCGGCGGTGATGGGCAACACCATCCGGGGCAACGGGACGGGCGTCGGTCTCGACTACCAGCTCGCCCCGGGAACGACGCTCTCCGTGACCTCCACCGGCAACCTTGTCACCGGCGTCGGCACCCCACGCCGTGCGGCCGTCGGTGTCACCGTCACCGCCGGCATCTGA
- a CDS encoding helix-turn-helix transcriptional regulator, with translation MVADVPEESVDPAAGPPQPEHARAADEFVAALRRLRLWSGLTYRQLEAKAAAAGDFLPSSTIASALGRSTLPREQLVDALTRACGLGDTDVQRWLSARRRLAMGKDDAPPPDGPDGLTDLTDLTDDEPGLPSTPSESGPRPPEPPRPTRRRRTPVPVSRAAVLLLTGVLVLAGLGIGGYVLVSGMADEPASAPGSSATMTNVPIAGLVLGDAGSWAQIRPSASPDLCLTEGRDRSGSYPHAVAALRPCASAVPPRTYLEPVGVEAMYIEWHNPVEGIGCLTLRVGGAAMGMFEPWDDCSDTRREQLFKVEPFGEAAAARYRLRPVYAGMCVGLVGNSAVAGAEAVHEPCSGEADQEFLIDLLPPP, from the coding sequence ATGGTCGCAGATGTTCCCGAAGAGTCGGTCGATCCGGCGGCAGGTCCACCTCAGCCAGAGCATGCGCGGGCTGCTGACGAGTTCGTAGCAGCGTTGCGTCGTCTGCGGTTGTGGTCTGGCCTGACGTACCGGCAACTGGAGGCAAAGGCGGCGGCGGCCGGTGACTTCCTGCCGAGCAGCACCATCGCCAGCGCCCTGGGTCGGTCCACCTTGCCGCGTGAGCAACTTGTCGATGCGCTTACCAGGGCGTGCGGCCTGGGTGACACCGATGTGCAGCGGTGGCTCTCCGCTCGCCGACGTCTCGCAATGGGCAAGGACGACGCGCCGCCACCGGACGGCCCCGATGGCCTGACCGACCTGACCGACCTGACCGACGACGAGCCCGGACTTCCGTCGACGCCGTCGGAGTCCGGGCCTCGGCCACCGGAGCCGCCCAGACCCACCCGACGGCGGAGGACCCCGGTGCCGGTGAGCCGGGCCGCGGTCCTCCTCCTGACCGGAGTTCTCGTCCTGGCCGGGCTGGGCATCGGCGGGTACGTCCTGGTGTCCGGTATGGCGGACGAGCCTGCGTCCGCGCCCGGATCCTCGGCGACCATGACCAATGTGCCGATCGCGGGGCTGGTCCTGGGAGATGCCGGTAGTTGGGCGCAGATTCGCCCGAGCGCGTCACCCGACCTCTGCCTCACCGAGGGGCGGGACCGTAGCGGTAGCTACCCCCATGCCGTCGCCGCGCTGCGGCCCTGCGCGTCAGCCGTGCCGCCGCGTACCTATCTCGAACCGGTCGGCGTCGAGGCGATGTACATCGAGTGGCACAATCCCGTGGAGGGCATAGGCTGCCTCACTCTGCGTGTTGGTGGTGCCGCCATGGGCATGTTCGAGCCTTGGGACGATTGCAGTGATACCCGCCGTGAGCAGCTATTCAAGGTCGAGCCGTTTGGTGAGGCGGCTGCGGCGCGCTACCGCCTACGGCCCGTCTACGCCGGGATGTGCGTCGGTCTGGTTGGCAACAGCGCCGTGGCGGGTGCGGAGGCGGTGCACGAACCTTGCAGCGGAGAGGCGGACCAGGAGTTCCTGATCGACCTGCTCCCGCCCCCGTGA
- a CDS encoding UvrD-helicase domain-containing protein: MSTIIMTKWPVKIDGSVKAKAMTFLQKLSADDTAPGLHVEPIAGAADSRVRTGRVDQFWRAVMFRLDGAGESHYVIHGVWPHDDAISVAARVRLKVNPINGLPQIEQAEPASWPATAPPATPPAAAPPAPSRPAESLVFPAQPLLGRLGRTRGDLVDRLGVPADVAERALAAPDEDAILDLAQRHEGWLGLLLVDLATQDSIDTIAERLHLEAPEQSGDDDADLLRSLQQPAAQAQFAFIDGQEELRRIIEKGDFGLWRVFLHPEQRRYAVRRYQGPFRLSGGAGTGKTVVLIHRARVLAREQPDARLVLTTFTTNLAGALRDGLAQLDPTVPQATALNTHGVYVAGVDALAAAVIRAAGTGIADAAQTVLGDARSTPTGRTPTGRWREVIEASATPLPPEIANETFLSAEYALIVLPNKVKNENEYRRVRRPGRGVALDRAKRDSVWALIAAYRAQCRIDGTLDFAEAAAVAAAHLTATGGQADHVLVDEGQDLSPTHWQMLRALVAEGEDDLFIAEDSHQRIYGNRTVLGRYGIKIVGRSQRLTLNYRTTAQNLRYAMAMLDGCDYVDLEDQAEITGYRSARSGPAPAVESVESLIAELDTIADRIRPWLDGGATPETIAVLVHDKFQRERVVNALNERGVPARAVDRDRPGEGRVLVMTMHRAKGMEFAKVVLADVGFESATEKARLDSLDDIERHDAELRARSLVYVAATRARDELLVVQRL; encoded by the coding sequence ATGTCGACCATCATCATGACGAAGTGGCCCGTCAAGATCGACGGCTCGGTCAAGGCCAAAGCGATGACCTTCCTACAGAAGCTCTCCGCCGACGACACCGCCCCCGGCCTGCACGTCGAGCCGATTGCCGGTGCGGCCGACTCCCGCGTCCGAACCGGCCGCGTCGACCAGTTCTGGCGTGCGGTGATGTTCCGGCTCGACGGCGCGGGGGAGAGCCACTACGTCATCCACGGCGTCTGGCCCCACGACGACGCCATTTCCGTGGCCGCGCGGGTCCGCCTCAAGGTCAACCCGATTAACGGTCTACCGCAGATCGAGCAGGCCGAACCCGCATCCTGGCCGGCTACCGCGCCACCGGCTACACCGCCCGCCGCTGCCCCTCCTGCACCGTCCCGGCCGGCGGAATCCCTCGTCTTCCCGGCGCAGCCTCTGCTGGGCCGGCTCGGGCGCACCCGCGGCGACCTTGTCGACCGGCTCGGCGTCCCCGCCGATGTCGCCGAGCGAGCACTGGCCGCGCCGGACGAGGACGCCATCCTCGACCTCGCTCAACGCCACGAAGGGTGGCTGGGCCTCCTCCTGGTCGACCTCGCCACTCAGGACTCGATCGACACCATCGCCGAGCGGCTTCACCTAGAAGCGCCCGAACAATCAGGTGATGACGACGCCGACCTGCTGCGCTCGCTCCAGCAACCCGCCGCCCAGGCGCAATTCGCGTTCATCGACGGCCAGGAGGAACTCCGCCGGATCATCGAAAAGGGCGACTTCGGCTTGTGGCGGGTGTTCCTGCACCCCGAGCAGCGTCGCTACGCCGTGCGCCGCTACCAGGGACCCTTCCGGCTCTCCGGGGGCGCCGGCACCGGCAAGACCGTCGTGCTCATCCACCGGGCTCGCGTGCTGGCTCGCGAACAACCCGACGCCCGGCTCGTACTGACGACGTTCACCACGAACCTGGCCGGCGCCCTGCGTGACGGCCTCGCCCAACTCGACCCGACGGTGCCGCAGGCGACCGCCCTCAACACACACGGGGTGTACGTGGCCGGGGTCGACGCCCTGGCCGCCGCCGTAATCCGCGCCGCTGGCACCGGCATCGCCGATGCCGCCCAGACCGTCCTAGGCGATGCTCGATCCACCCCCACAGGGCGGACCCCTACTGGCCGGTGGCGGGAGGTCATCGAAGCGTCGGCTACCCCGCTGCCGCCGGAGATCGCCAACGAGACCTTCCTCAGCGCCGAATACGCGCTGATCGTCCTGCCCAACAAGGTCAAGAACGAGAACGAGTACCGCCGCGTCCGCCGGCCCGGCCGCGGGGTTGCCCTCGACCGAGCCAAACGGGACAGCGTGTGGGCGCTGATCGCTGCCTACCGGGCGCAGTGCCGCATCGACGGCACTCTCGACTTCGCCGAGGCAGCCGCCGTCGCCGCCGCCCACCTGACGGCCACCGGCGGCCAAGCCGACCACGTGCTCGTCGACGAAGGCCAGGACCTGTCACCGACACACTGGCAGATGCTGCGCGCCCTGGTCGCCGAGGGTGAGGATGACCTGTTCATTGCCGAGGACTCCCACCAGCGCATCTACGGCAACCGAACCGTCTTGGGTCGATACGGCATCAAGATTGTCGGCCGCTCGCAGCGGCTCACCCTCAACTACCGCACCACCGCGCAGAACCTGCGCTACGCGATGGCAATGCTCGACGGCTGCGACTACGTCGACCTCGAAGACCAGGCGGAGATCACCGGCTATCGCTCGGCGCGATCGGGGCCGGCGCCAGCGGTGGAAAGTGTGGAGTCGCTCATCGCCGAACTAGACACGATCGCTGACCGTATCCGCCCCTGGCTTGACGGCGGAGCGACACCCGAGACGATCGCCGTCCTCGTACACGACAAGTTCCAGCGTGAACGAGTTGTCAACGCGCTCAACGAGCGCGGCGTGCCGGCACGTGCAGTCGACCGCGACCGCCCGGGGGAAGGCCGGGTGCTCGTGATGACCATGCACAGGGCCAAAGGCATGGAGTTCGCCAAGGTCGTACTCGCCGATGTCGGCTTTGAGTCGGCTACCGAGAAGGCCAGGCTCGACAGCCTGGATGACATCGAGCGGCACGACGCCGAGCTGCGCGCACGGTCATTGGTATACGTGGCCGCTACCCGTGCTCGCGATGAGCTTTTGGTGGTCCAGCGCCTATAG